One region of Coriobacteriia bacterium genomic DNA includes:
- a CDS encoding response regulator, whose protein sequence is MGGRRVLVVDDDRLIRMLIQASIKSLDCEVREAVDGEDALNAVEEFCPDVIVLDVVMPKLDGFAVLERLRLSADGPGYRILMLTTAVAAADHEQARSHGADAYIEKPFDHGELRELVAELLSQGAAG, encoded by the coding sequence GTGGGGGGCCGCAGAGTGCTCGTAGTCGACGACGACCGATTGATTCGAATGCTGATTCAGGCGTCGATCAAGTCGCTCGACTGTGAAGTGCGCGAGGCCGTTGACGGCGAGGACGCGCTTAACGCCGTGGAGGAGTTCTGCCCGGATGTGATCGTCCTTGACGTGGTGATGCCCAAGCTCGACGGGTTCGCTGTGCTGGAGCGTTTGCGATTGTCCGCCGACGGCCCCGGCTACAGGATCCTGATGCTGACCACTGCAGTCGCGGCAGCGGACCACGAACAAGCCCGGTCCCACGGCGCTGACGCCTACATCGAGAAGCCGTTCGACCACGGGGAGCTGCGAGAGCTCGTCGCGGAACTGCTGTCACAGGGTGCTGCTGGCTAG
- a CDS encoding response regulator: MSKRDHWTGIAHRKAPTVTEGDRELRRCTHLRTLIAHASEGFVVIDGTGNIRVLSEAAVDVFDIARDAAVGAPIETLGCTQLQAAVRSALIDGPDARTLRITHRGRHLGCTVTAYSDDHESGVAVVVRDDSELFEQQERLEAILSSVGDGLIVFTPDDCVTFVNPAAVELLGESLLDAVGNQAPLSGLLGLEPADASQCMPCWQTRACGVVECPQYGSEDLRCWLKHGTPGPDGEALSFRDKQERCVGCDIRAVNGPALGDPGAQGTVEIEIAEPEHRFLEVRTSPVTDRDGHYLGCISTLHDVTATREIAIMKNEFVSMVSHELRTPLTSIKGYVDLIVDGEAGEINDVQREFLQIVQENSDRLVSLINDLLDISRIESGRVHLRIEPLEPIDIINGVMGTFRTYADQSGITLTARIPSDLPRVAVDGDRIGQVLMNLTSNAIKYSPGGGEVTLGASHAGDFVEFRVTDTGLGISEEDQRQLFNKFFRVDSSLTREIGGTGLGLSICKSVVELHGGAVSVTSVLGEGSTFGFSVPIAPSELIRMPAVEGPVKTHGGTVLVIDRDPEIASLIETFLIKRGYDVMKAHTAREALAAAADTKPSLITLDVLLDDHDGFDLLQHLKEDPATADVPVVVLSIVTDEGKSLRLGAADYLEKPIDKSRLIKLVDDLVGAKASPVILVVDDDRHIADSLAHTLRARGFAVAQAYNGQEAMQAVEATPPDLILLDLKMPVMDGYEVIQSVKGNAETRHIPIVVMTAHRIDHDKTDILKLAAEHVSKPFEPETLAMRVAAVLGADEELA, translated from the coding sequence ATGTCGAAGAGGGACCACTGGACCGGAATCGCGCACAGGAAGGCACCGACCGTGACTGAGGGTGATCGCGAACTGCGTCGCTGCACTCACCTGCGAACACTGATCGCACATGCGTCTGAGGGCTTCGTCGTCATTGATGGCACGGGCAACATCCGCGTCTTGAGCGAGGCAGCGGTCGATGTCTTCGACATCGCGCGAGACGCCGCCGTGGGAGCACCGATCGAGACGCTGGGCTGCACTCAGCTGCAGGCGGCGGTTCGCAGCGCTCTGATTGACGGGCCTGACGCCCGCACACTTCGAATCACCCATCGAGGACGCCATCTCGGATGCACGGTCACGGCATACAGCGATGATCATGAATCCGGTGTGGCCGTGGTGGTCAGGGATGACAGTGAGCTGTTCGAACAGCAAGAGCGTCTCGAGGCTATCCTGTCCAGTGTGGGGGATGGCCTCATCGTATTCACGCCCGATGACTGTGTGACCTTCGTCAATCCTGCTGCAGTCGAACTGCTCGGGGAGAGCCTTCTCGATGCAGTGGGCAACCAAGCGCCTCTGTCGGGGCTGCTCGGCCTCGAGCCGGCGGACGCTTCGCAGTGCATGCCGTGCTGGCAGACCCGCGCATGCGGCGTGGTCGAATGCCCCCAGTACGGAAGCGAAGACCTGCGCTGCTGGTTGAAACACGGCACCCCGGGGCCGGACGGTGAGGCCTTGAGTTTCAGAGACAAGCAAGAACGCTGTGTCGGCTGCGACATCCGGGCCGTGAACGGCCCTGCGCTTGGGGACCCGGGCGCTCAGGGCACCGTCGAGATCGAGATTGCCGAACCCGAACACCGCTTCTTGGAGGTACGAACCAGCCCGGTGACCGACCGCGATGGGCACTACCTCGGGTGCATCTCGACGCTTCACGACGTGACCGCCACCCGTGAGATCGCCATCATGAAGAACGAGTTCGTCTCCATGGTCAGCCACGAGCTACGCACACCGCTCACCTCGATCAAGGGCTACGTCGATCTGATCGTCGACGGTGAAGCCGGCGAGATCAACGACGTCCAGCGCGAGTTCTTGCAGATCGTGCAGGAGAACTCGGACCGCCTCGTCTCCCTGATAAACGATCTACTCGATATATCGCGCATCGAGTCTGGACGAGTCCACCTCAGGATCGAGCCCCTTGAGCCCATCGACATCATCAACGGGGTCATGGGTACGTTTCGCACCTACGCCGATCAATCAGGTATCACCCTCACGGCGCGGATTCCCTCCGACCTACCGCGTGTGGCGGTCGATGGCGACCGCATCGGACAGGTCCTGATGAACCTGACGAGCAACGCGATCAAGTACTCTCCCGGCGGCGGCGAGGTCACCCTAGGGGCCTCACACGCAGGCGACTTCGTTGAGTTCCGCGTGACCGACACCGGGCTGGGAATCTCTGAGGAGGACCAACGGCAGCTGTTCAACAAGTTCTTCCGAGTCGACTCGTCACTCACGCGAGAGATCGGAGGCACAGGACTCGGGCTGTCCATCTGCAAGAGTGTCGTCGAGCTTCACGGCGGTGCCGTCAGCGTCACGAGCGTGTTGGGCGAAGGGTCGACGTTTGGTTTCAGCGTGCCCATCGCTCCATCCGAGCTGATCCGCATGCCGGCCGTCGAGGGGCCGGTCAAGACGCACGGCGGTACCGTACTCGTGATCGACCGTGACCCTGAGATCGCGAGTCTGATCGAAACGTTCCTCATCAAGCGCGGCTACGACGTCATGAAGGCCCACACGGCACGCGAAGCGCTCGCGGCAGCGGCAGACACCAAGCCGTCATTGATCACCCTTGACGTCCTGCTTGACGATCACGACGGCTTCGACCTGCTCCAGCATCTGAAGGAGGATCCGGCCACAGCCGATGTGCCCGTAGTCGTACTCTCGATCGTCACCGACGAGGGCAAGAGCCTCCGGTTGGGTGCGGCGGACTATCTGGAGAAGCCCATCGACAAGTCCCGGCTCATCAAGCTCGTCGATGACTTGGTAGGTGCGAAGGCGTCGCCGGTGATCCTCGTGGTCGACGACGACCGACACATCGCGGACTCCCTCGCGCACACCCTGAGGGCTCGTGGGTTCGCCGTGGCTCAGGCCTACAACGGGCAGGAGGCGATGCAGGCGGTTGAGGCCACGCCCCCCGATCTCATCCTTCTCGACTTGAAGATGCCGGTCATGGACGGTTACGAGGTCATTCAGTCGGTCAAGGGGAATGCGGAGACGCGCCACATCCCCATCGTGGTCATGACCGCGCACCGCATCGACCACGACAAGACCGACATCCTCAAGCTTGCCGCGGAACACGTGTCTAAGCCCTTCGAACCCGAGACGTTGGCGATGCGAGTGGCCGCCGTGCTCGGTGCAGATGAGGAGCTGGCATGA
- the dapB gene encoding 4-hydroxy-tetrahydrodipicolinate reductase, producing the protein MIRVMVAGAGGRMGSEVVHAVAAAEGMQLVAAVDPTVTGCLLEGGVKCIPDLASAIAEFSPDVMVDFTHPSSVEANLRIALTHGVHCVVGTTGLTNETLDDIASAAVDGACLFYAPNFAIGAVLMMSFAQRAAKYLPHAEIVELHHDQKADAPSGTAVRTAALIASARSERPETPGAETELPGMQGARGATVDGVHVHSIRLSGLVAHQEVIFGGPGQTLTIRHDSLDRTSFMPGVILAIREVGSRSGLVVGLENLMGE; encoded by the coding sequence ATGATTCGCGTCATGGTTGCAGGCGCCGGGGGGCGCATGGGTTCTGAAGTGGTCCACGCAGTGGCTGCAGCCGAAGGCATGCAGCTCGTGGCTGCTGTCGACCCAACCGTTACGGGGTGTCTGCTCGAAGGCGGCGTGAAGTGCATACCAGACCTTGCCTCCGCCATCGCCGAGTTCTCCCCGGATGTCATGGTCGACTTCACCCACCCCAGTTCTGTCGAGGCGAACCTGCGCATCGCGTTGACCCACGGCGTGCACTGCGTGGTTGGAACCACGGGATTGACCAACGAGACCTTGGATGACATCGCCTCGGCCGCAGTCGACGGTGCCTGCTTGTTCTACGCGCCCAACTTCGCCATCGGTGCGGTACTGATGATGTCGTTCGCCCAGAGGGCGGCAAAGTACCTGCCTCACGCCGAGATCGTCGAGCTGCACCACGATCAGAAGGCCGACGCGCCCTCAGGAACCGCGGTGCGAACGGCTGCACTGATCGCTTCGGCACGCAGCGAGCGGCCCGAGACACCCGGCGCCGAGACCGAGCTGCCCGGAATGCAAGGTGCTCGGGGCGCCACGGTCGACGGCGTTCATGTCCATTCGATTCGGCTATCTGGACTGGTGGCTCATCAAGAGGTCATCTTCGGTGGACCCGGTCAGACGCTCACGATTCGCCATGACTCCCTGGACCGCACCAGCTTCATGCCCGGAGTCATCTTGGCCATCAGAGAGGTCGGATCACGCTCCGGACTGGTGGTCGGACTCGAGAATCTGATGGGCGAATGA
- the dapA gene encoding 4-hydroxy-tetrahydrodipicolinate synthase — MTTPRFGRMITAMVTPFDSDNALDLPRAAQLADRLLATGSDSLVVCGTTGESPTVFYDQKMDLFSAVLDAVDGRARVIANAGDNCTNDSVEFAKKVVDIGVDAIMAVVPYYNKPPQEGLYRHFRAIAEAVDVPVILYNIPGRCVINMEPDTVLRLAHDCTNVVALKQANADLSQTAAILADAPAGFEVFAGDDELTLPLMGLGATGVISVLSHVSGVRFKEMIDAAATGDHTRALRIHLELLPLMKTLFLTSNPIMVKKALELMGFPVGGVRLPLVEPTQQQIEELIRVMRHVGALEQ, encoded by the coding sequence ATGACCACACCGAGATTCGGGCGGATGATCACCGCGATGGTGACGCCGTTTGACTCCGATAATGCGCTCGACCTGCCGCGAGCTGCGCAGCTCGCCGATCGGCTGCTGGCAACGGGCTCGGATTCGCTCGTCGTGTGCGGAACGACCGGCGAGAGTCCAACCGTCTTCTACGACCAGAAGATGGACCTCTTCAGCGCCGTGCTGGACGCGGTCGATGGAAGAGCGCGCGTCATCGCCAACGCCGGCGACAACTGCACCAATGATTCGGTGGAGTTCGCGAAGAAGGTTGTCGACATCGGAGTCGACGCGATAATGGCCGTCGTGCCCTACTACAACAAACCGCCCCAAGAAGGGCTGTATCGCCACTTCCGTGCGATAGCTGAAGCGGTAGACGTGCCCGTGATCCTTTACAACATCCCGGGTCGTTGCGTCATCAACATGGAGCCTGACACCGTCCTGAGACTGGCGCACGACTGCACCAATGTCGTTGCCCTCAAGCAGGCCAACGCCGACCTTTCGCAGACCGCGGCGATCTTGGCAGATGCGCCCGCTGGATTCGAGGTCTTCGCAGGGGACGATGAACTCACGCTGCCGTTGATGGGACTTGGTGCCACCGGGGTCATCTCGGTGCTCAGCCACGTGTCGGGAGTACGCTTCAAGGAGATGATCGATGCCGCTGCGACGGGCGATCACACCCGTGCTCTGCGCATCCATCTCGAACTCCTCCCGCTCATGAAGACGCTCTTCCTCACCTCCAACCCCATCATGGTGAAGAAGGCCCTCGAACTCATGGGCTTCCCCGTAGGCGGCGTGCGGCTGCCGCTGGTGGAACCCACCCAACAACAGATTGAAGAGCTGATTCGGGTCATGCGTCATGTAGGCGCGCTCGAGCAGTAG
- a CDS encoding polyribonucleotide nucleotidyltransferase — protein MTKTVETFELYGKEYVLETGELAKQAGGAVLVRQDDTVVLVTATASRHPKDLDFFPLTVDFEERMYAAGKLPGGFIKRESRPSEKATLTARMIDRPLRSAFADGFRNEVQVIATVLSADQVHQPDVISIMGASAALMAAGIPFEGPLAGVRVCRNPETGEFLVNPTFDESENSDLDLVVAGSKDAVYMLEAGAQEVSEEDMLAALMFAQEAIGAFCEVQERFLAKLEIKQMEVKLSVIDPAIVERVFSAGADTMRAALHNPDKHARMDAVQAVKDELLATFDEVELAASGKDIKAALKQLEKKTMRAMVLEEGERADGRKVTEIRQISNVAGYLPRAHGSGLFTRGQTQVLSVLTLGMLNEWQRLDTIDVSEGKRYIHHYNFPPFSTGETGFMRGPKRRDIGHGALAERALLPVIPEENDFPYTIRIVSEVLESNGSSSMGSVCGSTLALMDAGVPIAAPVSGIAMGLIKEGDDVAILSDIQGLEDFLGDMDFKVAGTPNGITAMQMDNKAKGLSVDILRRALLQAKEGRLFILGKMLEVIGESRAEMSQFAPRIITIKIPSDKIREVIGSGGKVVRGIQEETGAQIDIQEDGTIYVASRDLGGEEAVRRIQAIVKDVEVGEEYHGRVVSIQAFGAFIELIPGKDGLLHISRVAQGRVGKVEDVLNIGDEVNVKVIDIDDRGKVSLDRLDKPPAPEGSADSAPSGDRGPRRDGDDRRPRRR, from the coding sequence ATGACCAAGACAGTTGAAACGTTTGAGCTCTACGGCAAGGAGTACGTCCTCGAGACCGGGGAGTTGGCCAAGCAGGCAGGTGGCGCCGTTCTCGTTCGTCAGGACGACACCGTCGTCCTCGTCACCGCGACCGCTTCAAGGCATCCGAAGGACCTGGACTTCTTCCCTCTCACGGTGGATTTCGAGGAGCGCATGTACGCTGCGGGCAAGCTGCCCGGCGGTTTCATCAAGCGCGAGTCCCGTCCCTCTGAGAAGGCCACCCTCACCGCGCGCATGATCGACCGTCCCTTGCGCTCTGCTTTTGCGGACGGTTTCCGCAACGAGGTCCAGGTCATCGCGACGGTTCTGTCCGCCGATCAGGTGCACCAGCCCGACGTGATCTCGATCATGGGCGCGTCGGCTGCTCTTATGGCTGCCGGCATCCCGTTTGAGGGTCCGCTTGCGGGCGTCAGGGTGTGCCGCAACCCCGAGACCGGCGAGTTCCTCGTGAACCCGACTTTCGATGAGTCTGAGAATTCGGATCTCGACCTCGTGGTTGCAGGCTCGAAAGACGCCGTGTACATGCTTGAGGCTGGTGCCCAGGAGGTTTCCGAAGAAGACATGCTCGCCGCGCTCATGTTTGCGCAGGAGGCGATCGGCGCGTTCTGCGAGGTGCAGGAACGATTCCTCGCCAAGCTTGAGATCAAGCAGATGGAGGTCAAGCTCTCAGTCATCGATCCTGCCATCGTTGAGCGTGTGTTCTCCGCTGGAGCCGACACCATGCGCGCCGCCCTTCATAACCCCGACAAGCACGCCCGCATGGACGCCGTCCAGGCTGTCAAGGACGAGCTTCTTGCCACGTTCGACGAGGTCGAGCTTGCCGCATCGGGCAAGGACATCAAGGCGGCCCTCAAGCAGCTTGAGAAGAAGACCATGCGCGCCATGGTCCTCGAAGAAGGGGAGCGGGCCGACGGCCGCAAGGTCACTGAGATCCGCCAGATCAGCAACGTCGCCGGCTATCTGCCGCGCGCCCACGGCTCCGGACTGTTCACCCGCGGACAGACTCAGGTGCTGTCGGTACTGACACTCGGCATGCTCAACGAGTGGCAGCGCCTCGACACCATCGACGTGTCGGAGGGCAAGCGCTACATCCACCACTACAACTTCCCGCCGTTCTCCACCGGCGAGACCGGGTTCATGCGTGGCCCGAAGCGCCGTGATATCGGACACGGCGCCTTGGCCGAGCGCGCACTTTTGCCGGTCATCCCCGAGGAGAACGATTTTCCGTACACGATCCGCATCGTCTCTGAGGTTCTTGAGAGCAACGGCTCGTCTTCGATGGGTTCGGTGTGCGGCTCGACGTTGGCCCTCATGGACGCGGGTGTTCCCATCGCCGCCCCGGTCTCGGGTATCGCCATGGGTCTGATCAAGGAGGGCGACGACGTCGCCATCCTCTCTGACATCCAGGGTCTTGAGGACTTCCTCGGCGACATGGACTTCAAGGTCGCAGGGACACCTAACGGCATCACCGCCATGCAGATGGACAACAAGGCCAAGGGCCTGTCAGTGGACATCTTGCGCAGGGCGCTTCTGCAGGCGAAAGAGGGTCGCTTGTTCATCCTGGGGAAGATGCTCGAGGTGATTGGTGAGTCTCGTGCCGAGATGAGCCAGTTCGCGCCGCGCATCATCACCATCAAGATCCCGTCAGACAAGATCCGTGAGGTCATCGGATCGGGCGGCAAGGTCGTCCGCGGCATCCAGGAAGAGACCGGCGCCCAGATCGACATTCAGGAAGACGGCACCATCTACGTCGCATCCCGTGACCTGGGCGGCGAGGAAGCGGTCCGCCGCATTCAGGCCATCGTCAAGGACGTCGAGGTCGGCGAGGAGTACCACGGTCGAGTCGTCTCGATCCAGGCGTTCGGCGCCTTCATTGAGCTCATCCCCGGCAAGGACGGACTCCTGCATATCAGTCGCGTTGCGCAAGGCCGCGTGGGCAAGGTCGAGGACGTCTTGAACATCGGTGACGAAGTCAACGTCAAGGTCATCGACATCGATGACCGCGGCAAGGTCAGTCTCGACCGCCTTGACAAGCCGCCGGCGCCTGAAGGGTCTGCCGACTCCGCGCCGTCCGGCGACCGCGGCCCACGCCGCGATGGCGACGACCGCCGCCCGCGCCGTCGCTAG
- a CDS encoding aspartate kinase — protein MKFGGTSVSTSEGRLAVSRRVCAALALGRRPVVVVSAMGRKGDPYATDTLLSLIADLPTDLRERDLLTSVGEVISAVVVAHELRSTGIDAIALTGPEAGILTDGIHDRASITELHTGPIESLLSRGAVPVVCGFQGMSASGAITTLGRGGSDTTACALGVALGAEEVEIYTDVDGVMTADPRTCQAATVLEVIRADELFQMARAGSRVVHTPAAEMALASGLAVRVRSTYSDHPGTRVSDIGALRPDVVATAVTCATDIVRLRVDLLADEGSDANMRAQARVYRALADASVSLDMFTPVGHALVFTVSAEALGRAKRAVDALRLPCELTPDLAKVTVVGAGMHGVPGVVARAIECLSNAGVSVLQTADSHTTISVLIPGGDARTAVSALHDGFNLSTDATT, from the coding sequence ATGAAGTTCGGCGGGACCTCGGTTTCGACATCAGAGGGCAGACTGGCCGTTTCGCGACGCGTTTGTGCAGCTCTTGCGCTCGGACGTAGACCCGTCGTCGTTGTAAGCGCCATGGGCCGCAAGGGTGACCCGTACGCCACCGATACCCTGCTCTCCCTCATAGCGGACCTGCCGACCGACCTACGAGAACGTGACCTGTTGACCAGCGTCGGAGAGGTCATCAGCGCCGTCGTCGTCGCACATGAGCTCCGTTCGACCGGCATCGATGCCATCGCCCTGACCGGGCCCGAGGCAGGAATACTCACCGACGGGATTCATGACCGCGCATCCATCACCGAGCTGCACACCGGTCCGATCGAATCACTGCTGTCACGCGGCGCCGTGCCCGTCGTCTGCGGTTTCCAGGGCATGAGCGCGTCGGGAGCGATCACCACCCTCGGTCGCGGTGGAAGCGACACCACCGCATGCGCCTTGGGGGTGGCTCTGGGCGCCGAGGAGGTCGAGATCTACACTGACGTCGACGGCGTGATGACCGCCGACCCCCGCACCTGCCAGGCTGCGACCGTCCTTGAAGTGATCCGCGCCGACGAACTGTTCCAGATGGCGCGCGCCGGGAGTCGGGTCGTGCACACACCTGCCGCCGAGATGGCCCTGGCTAGCGGGCTGGCGGTACGCGTCCGCAGTACCTACTCAGATCACCCCGGCACCCGTGTGTCGGATATCGGCGCCCTACGACCAGATGTCGTCGCAACCGCCGTCACGTGCGCCACCGATATCGTACGCCTGCGCGTGGATCTGCTCGCCGATGAGGGCTCCGATGCCAACATGCGAGCCCAGGCTCGCGTGTACCGGGCGCTTGCGGATGCCAGCGTCTCGCTCGATATGTTCACACCCGTCGGGCACGCACTCGTGTTCACTGTCTCGGCGGAAGCGCTCGGACGGGCCAAACGGGCCGTTGACGCCTTGAGACTGCCCTGTGAACTCACGCCCGACCTCGCTAAGGTGACAGTGGTCGGAGCGGGTATGCATGGAGTCCCCGGTGTCGTGGCCCGCGCGATCGAGTGCCTGTCGAACGCCGGAGTCAGTGTGCTCCAGACCGCCGACTCACACACCACGATCTCCGTGCTGATTCCCGGGGGAGACGCGCGCACTGCGGTGAGTGCCCTTCACGACGGATTCAACTTGAGCACCGACGCGACGACCTAG
- a CDS encoding response regulator, translating into MSLILVVDDEPHIRRLVAFALEKRGHEVLEAKDGPTGISLATERLPDVILMDVMMPVMTGLEAVDLLKSDSRTASIPVVFLSARSQEYEQNEGLRVGAVKYICKPFTPSVLGQTVADILSDR; encoded by the coding sequence ATGAGCCTCATCCTCGTGGTAGATGACGAGCCGCATATTCGGCGGCTTGTTGCGTTTGCGCTCGAGAAGAGGGGGCACGAGGTTCTGGAAGCCAAGGACGGGCCTACCGGAATATCCCTTGCCACCGAGCGGCTCCCGGACGTGATTCTGATGGACGTGATGATGCCAGTGATGACCGGCCTTGAGGCAGTTGACCTGCTGAAGTCCGATTCTCGGACGGCCTCGATCCCGGTCGTCTTCTTGTCAGCTCGCAGCCAGGAGTACGAGCAGAACGAAGGACTCAGGGTCGGCGCGGTGAAGTACATCTGCAAACCATTCACGCCTAGCGTACTCGGACAGACCGTCGCTGACATCCTCAGCGACCGATAG
- a CDS encoding response regulator, with amino-acid sequence MPYKILAVDDEPSIVRLVTAALSAKGYEVVNAFNGEEALDKVALEHPDLIVCDIMMPRMDGREVQRRLAADAKTRDIPFIFLSAIGDLDQQLHTLEEGGAEYLTKPFKPSELTDYVAALLDPARKDELARMRQQHVGRLRAMTSIMHRKT; translated from the coding sequence ATGCCGTACAAGATTCTTGCCGTGGACGATGAGCCGTCGATCGTGAGGCTCGTCACCGCAGCGCTGAGCGCCAAAGGCTACGAGGTGGTCAACGCCTTCAACGGCGAGGAGGCACTCGACAAGGTGGCGCTGGAGCATCCGGACCTGATCGTGTGCGACATCATGATGCCGCGTATGGACGGACGCGAAGTGCAACGGCGACTGGCGGCGGACGCCAAGACACGTGACATCCCGTTCATCTTCCTGTCTGCCATCGGAGATCTGGACCAGCAGCTCCACACGCTCGAGGAGGGCGGTGCGGAGTACCTCACGAAACCATTCAAGCCGTCGGAGCTCACGGACTATGTCGCTGCACTTCTTGACCCTGCTCGCAAGGACGAGCTCGCCCGCATGAGGCAGCAGCACGTGGGTCGCCTGCGTGCCATGACGTCGATCATGCACCGTAAGACGTGA
- a CDS encoding ribonuclease J, translated as MAKKNPPREAQRLRVIPLGGLDGIGKNMTVFEFGGEMLLVDAGIMFPDDDTPGVDLILPDYAYVVKNRERLRGIVITHGHEDHTGALPYLLKELDVPVPILGTQLTLGLVKGKLDEHGIKKPKLREVKGGSHVSLGVFGLDFFAVNHSIPDGVGVFIRTPVATVLHTGDFKLDQTPIDGRLTDYGALARFGKSGVTLLMSDSTGAESKGFCRSESEVGAALRSITASAAQRVIVASFASHIHRLQQVCDAAVASGRKVVVTGRSMVQNTKIARDLGYLTIDDDNILDAFDSNGLPPEKVVVLCTGSQGEPLSALARMANGDHRTVAVERGDTVIISASPVPGNEKAVSRVINRLTKAGAHVVHRGTADVHVSGHASAEELKLMLNLTQPEFFAPIHGETRHLAAHARLAHSVGIPEDAVFILDNGDVLEIDEEEARVGERVESGVVYVDGTSVGDLGQVILRDRQHMSQDGIATIVIVIDSRTGKVTAEPELVTRGIVVPEGGDIAEEARARVAKTLAKTGREGVTDHAVVKRAVRESLSQFFWERTRRRPMIIPVVMEV; from the coding sequence ATGGCGAAGAAGAATCCTCCTCGTGAGGCACAAAGACTGAGAGTCATCCCCTTGGGGGGGCTCGACGGAATCGGCAAGAACATGACCGTCTTCGAGTTCGGAGGCGAAATGCTTCTGGTCGATGCGGGAATCATGTTTCCCGATGACGACACCCCTGGGGTCGACCTGATACTGCCCGACTACGCCTACGTCGTGAAGAATCGAGAACGTCTTCGAGGAATCGTGATCACGCACGGTCACGAGGATCACACGGGGGCCCTGCCCTACCTACTCAAAGAGCTCGATGTGCCGGTTCCCATCTTGGGCACCCAGCTTACGCTGGGGCTCGTCAAGGGCAAGCTCGACGAACACGGCATCAAGAAGCCCAAGCTGCGCGAGGTCAAGGGTGGAAGCCACGTGTCACTCGGCGTCTTCGGACTTGATTTCTTCGCCGTGAACCACTCCATACCGGACGGTGTGGGTGTGTTCATCCGCACCCCGGTGGCCACTGTGCTGCATACCGGCGACTTCAAACTTGACCAGACCCCCATCGACGGAAGACTCACCGACTACGGAGCACTCGCCCGTTTCGGGAAGTCGGGGGTCACTCTTCTCATGAGCGACTCCACCGGCGCGGAGAGCAAGGGCTTCTGCCGCTCAGAGTCTGAAGTCGGCGCGGCACTTCGAAGCATCACTGCGTCTGCCGCGCAGCGGGTGATCGTCGCCTCCTTCGCAAGCCACATCCACCGCCTTCAGCAGGTCTGCGACGCGGCGGTGGCATCAGGGCGAAAGGTCGTCGTTACAGGCCGCTCCATGGTCCAGAACACCAAGATCGCCCGCGACTTGGGCTACCTCACCATCGACGATGACAACATCCTCGACGCTTTCGACTCCAACGGTCTTCCCCCCGAGAAGGTCGTGGTCCTGTGCACCGGTAGTCAGGGAGAGCCTCTTTCGGCACTTGCGCGCATGGCTAACGGCGACCATCGCACCGTCGCGGTCGAGCGGGGCGATACGGTCATCATCTCGGCGAGCCCGGTTCCCGGTAACGAGAAAGCGGTCAGCCGTGTCATCAACCGTCTGACCAAGGCGGGAGCTCACGTGGTACACCGAGGAACCGCCGACGTCCACGTCTCGGGCCATGCCTCAGCCGAGGAACTCAAGTTGATGCTCAATCTCACTCAGCCGGAGTTCTTCGCTCCCATCCACGGCGAGACCAGGCATCTTGCTGCTCATGCCCGACTGGCGCATTCAGTGGGTATTCCTGAAGACGCCGTGTTCATTCTCGACAACGGTGATGTCCTCGAGATCGACGAGGAGGAGGCCCGTGTCGGCGAGCGGGTGGAGTCCGGCGTCGTCTATGTCGACGGCACGAGCGTAGGCGACCTGGGCCAAGTCATTCTGCGCGACCGGCAGCACATGAGCCAGGACGGTATCGCCACGATCGTCATCGTCATCGACAGCCGCACGGGCAAGGTCACCGCCGAACCCGAACTCGTCACTCGCGGCATTGTCGTGCCTGAGGGCGGAGATATTGCCGAAGAGGCGCGCGCTCGGGTGGCCAAGACCCTCGCCAAGACCGGACGAGAGGGCGTCACTGACCATGCGGTTGTCAAGCGGGCTGTGCGCGAGTCGCTGTCGCAGTTCTTCTGGGAGCGCACGCGTCGTCGGCCGATGATCATCCCCGTCGTTATGGAGGTCTAG